In Paenarthrobacter sp. GOM3, a single window of DNA contains:
- a CDS encoding LysR family transcriptional regulator → MAKPFTLTQLRYFAVVAELENMTAAAQRLMVTQSALSAAMAQLETSLATQLFVRHKSRGLRLTQSGRQFAKDIKSFLEQADSLYESARGMSATLVGELKVGVFAPLAPFRLPAILQTFETRHPGVEVSILEADLATLQEALMDGRCDVALTYGLGLGKGFTYKVVERVPPHVLVHEGHPAAARPEREISLKELDGEPSVVLDLPHSREYYEQLYAMAGVVQNVRHRFAGYETVRSFVAKGHGYAILNQRLHSDVTYSGGKVVLLALTNNFPPIEVMLVRPQGVQATRRVLAFEETCLTLYGAPRD, encoded by the coding sequence ATGGCCAAGCCCTTCACCCTCACGCAACTACGGTACTTCGCGGTCGTGGCCGAACTCGAGAACATGACGGCAGCGGCTCAGCGGCTGATGGTGACGCAGTCTGCACTATCAGCGGCCATGGCACAGTTGGAGACGAGCCTCGCAACGCAGCTGTTCGTTCGCCACAAGTCCCGGGGTCTGCGGTTGACGCAGAGCGGCCGGCAATTCGCCAAGGACATTAAGTCGTTCCTTGAGCAGGCGGATTCGCTGTATGAGTCCGCACGCGGCATGTCAGCAACGCTTGTGGGCGAGTTGAAAGTTGGCGTTTTCGCCCCGCTTGCCCCGTTCCGCCTTCCAGCGATCCTGCAAACCTTCGAAACCCGGCACCCCGGCGTCGAAGTCTCCATTCTGGAAGCGGACCTGGCAACGTTGCAGGAGGCGCTCATGGATGGCCGTTGCGATGTGGCCCTCACCTACGGACTGGGCCTCGGCAAGGGATTCACGTACAAGGTGGTGGAGCGCGTCCCGCCACACGTCCTGGTCCATGAGGGACATCCCGCCGCAGCTCGCCCGGAGCGCGAAATTTCGCTGAAGGAGCTCGACGGCGAGCCTTCAGTTGTGTTGGACCTTCCCCACAGCCGGGAGTACTACGAGCAGCTGTACGCCATGGCTGGGGTGGTCCAGAACGTCAGGCATAGGTTCGCAGGCTACGAGACAGTCCGTTCGTTTGTCGCGAAGGGCCATGGTTACGCGATCCTCAACCAGCGTCTGCACAGCGATGTCACTTACTCGGGCGGCAAGGTGGTGCTGTTGGCGCTGACGAACAACTTCCCGCCGATCGAAGTGATGCTGGTCCGACCCCAAGGGGTCCAAGCCACCAGGCGGGTGCTGGCCTTCGAAGAGACGTGCCTGACGCTGTATGGAGCGCCGCGAGACTAG
- a CDS encoding MFS transporter produces the protein MTLNKIAEQDPAQVPTPSAATAEDKTTSSRMQRRVLAGGSVGQFIEFYDFTLYGLTAVVFSQLFFPGSNPLTAMLATFATFGVAFVVRPLGGLFFGALGDRIGRRRVLTITLVAIGGATALMGLLPTYAQIGAWAPTLLVLCRLIQGFSAGGESVGAPSFVFEHAPVNKRGFWLNITIAATALPSVVAGSMILILSQSMPNSAFMEWGWRLPFLLALPLALFGVWIRSRTEESEVFKKAQSGQTKEFSPIRQAFRENKLRMVQVIFVMGLTAMGFYFLSAYFVSYVQTTGKLSREQSLMVNAAALALYAILLPIGGRLGDRFGRKPMLIAGSASLALLSIPSFMLVTSGSLPLALLGQSIFVVALCIYGGGCYTFFVEIFTTNTRFTSAAVSYNGAYAIFGGTAPLIGTALVGATGVPHAPGLYMAAAAGVVLLLILFTKVPETRGRMG, from the coding sequence ATGACCCTCAACAAGATCGCCGAACAAGATCCCGCCCAGGTGCCCACGCCTTCAGCGGCCACAGCTGAAGACAAAACCACGTCCTCGAGAATGCAGCGGCGTGTCTTGGCTGGCGGCAGCGTCGGCCAGTTCATCGAGTTCTACGACTTCACCCTTTACGGCCTCACCGCCGTGGTGTTCTCCCAACTTTTCTTCCCGGGCAGCAACCCGCTGACAGCGATGCTGGCAACGTTCGCCACCTTTGGCGTGGCTTTCGTGGTCCGACCCCTCGGCGGCCTCTTCTTCGGCGCTTTGGGCGACCGGATCGGCCGACGCCGCGTTCTCACCATCACCCTCGTCGCAATCGGCGGAGCTACAGCCCTCATGGGGTTGCTCCCCACATACGCCCAAATTGGAGCCTGGGCCCCGACCCTCCTGGTTCTCTGCCGACTGATCCAAGGCTTCTCTGCGGGTGGCGAATCCGTTGGCGCCCCGTCTTTCGTGTTTGAGCACGCGCCGGTCAACAAACGGGGTTTCTGGCTCAACATCACCATCGCAGCGACAGCTCTGCCCTCGGTGGTTGCAGGGTCCATGATCCTGATCCTCAGTCAATCCATGCCCAACTCAGCCTTCATGGAATGGGGGTGGCGCCTCCCGTTCCTGCTGGCCCTCCCGTTGGCTTTGTTCGGAGTCTGGATCCGCAGCCGCACAGAGGAAAGCGAAGTCTTCAAGAAGGCACAGTCCGGCCAGACCAAGGAATTCAGCCCTATTCGTCAGGCATTCCGTGAAAACAAGCTCCGAATGGTGCAAGTCATCTTTGTGATGGGCCTGACAGCCATGGGCTTCTACTTCCTCTCCGCCTACTTCGTCTCTTATGTTCAGACGACAGGGAAGCTGAGCCGCGAACAGTCACTCATGGTCAACGCAGCAGCACTGGCGCTCTATGCGATCCTCCTGCCCATCGGCGGGCGGCTCGGGGATCGATTCGGCCGGAAGCCCATGCTGATCGCCGGTTCCGCTTCCTTGGCTTTGCTGTCCATCCCGAGCTTCATGCTCGTGACCAGCGGCAGCCTCCCCCTTGCACTGCTCGGCCAGTCGATCTTCGTGGTGGCGCTCTGCATCTACGGTGGCGGCTGCTATACGTTCTTTGTCGAGATCTTCACAACCAATACCCGCTTCACCTCCGCAGCAGTTAGCTACAACGGGGCATACGCGATCTTTGGAGGCACTGCCCCGCTGATCGGCACCGCACTCGTAGGGGCTACGGGTGTGCCACACGCGCCGGGCCTGTACATGGCGGCAGCCGCCGGCGTCGTACTTCTGCTGATTCTCTTCACCAAAGTGCCGGAGACCCGCGGCCGTATGGGCTGA
- a CDS encoding M20 family metallo-hydrolase, whose protein sequence is MTSSTFLQDFHHVATIGATANHGVDRQAATPDDARTRDWFGQWIHDAGWQLQVDGIGNMFGLLEWTPGAPFILIGSHLDSQPLGGRFDGAYGVVAALHAARAIDLEVTATGSAPRFNLAVVNWFNEEGGRFAPSVMGSSVFTGLFDLEQMLSVRDLQGVSVRDALDGIGYLGTDAGPEAAGYAEIHIEQGRILEREGISIGLVDSSWYTQKLDIEVLGEQSHTGATAMADRHDALVAASKIILMIHEVTKDFDEEALVSSVGQLTLEPNSPIVVARRVHLVADLRSGDPEIVNTARATLLAAIETLAVDHDIKVNVKDFDIRPIRRFPEAGLELSAKIAANLGLSSRRIQTMAGHDSVAMNTAVPSVMLFVPSVDGVSHCEREFTTDQDMVTGVEMLTGVARELLQGALA, encoded by the coding sequence ATGACTTCCTCAACTTTTCTCCAGGACTTCCACCACGTGGCCACTATTGGCGCGACAGCCAACCACGGCGTTGATCGCCAAGCCGCGACGCCGGATGATGCCAGGACCCGTGACTGGTTCGGCCAATGGATTCACGACGCCGGATGGCAGCTGCAGGTGGACGGCATTGGCAATATGTTCGGGCTGCTTGAGTGGACACCCGGGGCCCCTTTTATCCTGATCGGTTCCCATCTGGACAGCCAGCCACTCGGTGGCCGGTTCGACGGAGCCTACGGTGTGGTTGCGGCCCTGCACGCCGCCCGCGCCATCGACCTGGAAGTCACCGCCACAGGCAGTGCACCCCGGTTCAACCTGGCCGTCGTTAACTGGTTCAACGAGGAGGGGGGCCGGTTCGCGCCGTCCGTCATGGGGAGTTCCGTTTTCACGGGGCTGTTTGACCTTGAACAGATGCTTTCCGTCAGGGATCTGCAGGGCGTCTCGGTCCGTGACGCCCTGGACGGCATCGGATACCTTGGCACAGATGCGGGTCCGGAGGCTGCAGGCTACGCGGAAATCCATATAGAGCAGGGACGCATCCTGGAACGTGAAGGCATCAGCATAGGTTTGGTGGACAGCAGCTGGTACACGCAGAAGCTGGATATCGAAGTGCTCGGCGAGCAGTCCCACACTGGTGCAACCGCCATGGCAGACAGGCACGACGCGCTGGTGGCGGCATCGAAAATCATCCTCATGATCCATGAGGTCACCAAGGACTTCGACGAGGAAGCGTTGGTCTCTTCCGTGGGGCAGCTTACCTTGGAGCCCAACTCCCCCATCGTCGTAGCACGCCGGGTGCACCTGGTCGCTGATCTGAGGTCCGGCGACCCGGAGATCGTCAATACGGCCCGGGCCACTTTGCTGGCGGCTATCGAGACGCTGGCCGTTGACCATGACATCAAGGTCAACGTCAAGGACTTTGACATCCGTCCCATCAGGCGATTCCCGGAAGCCGGACTGGAACTGTCAGCCAAGATCGCCGCCAACCTTGGGCTGTCTTCCCGCCGCATCCAGACAATGGCCGGGCATGACTCCGTGGCCATGAACACCGCAGTTCCGTCCGTGATGCTGTTTGTCCCGAGTGTGGACGGCGTATCGCACTGCGAGCGCGAGTTCACCACAGATCAGGACATGGTGACGGGAGTGGAGATGCTGACGGGTGTTGCCCGTGAGCTTTTGCAGGGAGCACTGGCATGA
- a CDS encoding amidase: protein MTGLHYLDATTALGLFRRRELSPVELLEATIGRIEEVNGGINALTETLFEEALPAARKAANQYARGRDLTPLLGLPVAAKEKHGIQGRTLSQGLVARKDSVAAADHPVTARIRSAGGIIHARTTTPELSCATVTHSPLWGVTRNPWNPKFSPGGSSGGSGAALAAGFAPLASASDIAGSTRLPASFTGTVGYKAPYGRIPGLAPLSADHYRGDGPMARTVADTALLANIMSGRHPGDHTTVADGSWITPDPGSVAGLRIALCINLGNYPVAPDVEINTRRVAEALKAAGAVVEEITLPWTVEVISETMFTHFGYLLGPAMEDETAGSEAQLATYTRRFMADARAAAQANRYIDGLRAETLLQAQLAEAMTGFSALLCPASAIPALEADGDYLDGIDARGQQLSHYWQAHMTAPFNIANRCPVLAVPSGMADCGIPTGVQIVGHPFEDATVFNVGAAVESVLPWADRHPMAPELTGLPL from the coding sequence ATGACCGGATTGCACTACCTCGACGCCACCACGGCCTTGGGCCTGTTCCGGCGCCGTGAGCTCTCTCCGGTTGAACTGTTGGAGGCCACGATCGGACGCATTGAAGAGGTAAACGGAGGCATCAATGCGCTGACGGAGACGCTCTTTGAGGAAGCCTTGCCAGCGGCGCGAAAGGCAGCCAACCAGTATGCGCGCGGACGTGACCTCACTCCACTGCTGGGATTGCCAGTGGCCGCGAAGGAAAAGCATGGGATCCAAGGGCGAACACTCTCCCAGGGACTGGTCGCGAGGAAGGACTCCGTCGCAGCGGCCGACCACCCCGTCACTGCCAGGATCCGCAGCGCAGGCGGCATAATTCATGCGCGAACCACTACACCGGAATTGAGCTGCGCGACGGTCACGCACAGCCCGCTATGGGGCGTCACAAGAAACCCGTGGAATCCGAAGTTCTCCCCCGGCGGGTCGTCCGGGGGTTCCGGGGCGGCGTTGGCTGCAGGATTCGCGCCGCTGGCAAGCGCGTCCGACATCGCAGGATCAACGCGGTTGCCGGCATCGTTCACGGGGACGGTGGGTTACAAGGCGCCGTACGGAAGGATCCCGGGGCTGGCCCCGTTGTCAGCGGACCACTACCGTGGTGACGGACCCATGGCACGTACCGTGGCAGACACTGCACTGCTGGCGAACATTATGTCCGGGCGGCACCCCGGTGATCACACCACAGTGGCCGACGGGTCGTGGATTACTCCCGATCCCGGATCGGTGGCGGGTTTGCGGATAGCACTTTGTATAAACCTGGGTAATTATCCTGTGGCCCCCGATGTCGAGATCAACACCAGGCGAGTGGCAGAAGCCCTCAAAGCGGCCGGTGCTGTGGTGGAGGAGATCACCCTGCCTTGGACCGTCGAGGTGATCAGCGAAACCATGTTCACGCACTTCGGATATTTGTTGGGTCCGGCAATGGAGGATGAAACGGCTGGCAGCGAGGCTCAACTTGCCACCTACACGAGACGCTTCATGGCTGACGCCCGCGCAGCAGCACAGGCTAACCGATACATCGACGGACTTCGGGCCGAGACCCTCCTGCAAGCGCAGCTCGCAGAGGCCATGACCGGGTTCAGCGCCTTGCTGTGCCCGGCGTCGGCCATCCCGGCCTTGGAGGCGGACGGCGATTACCTGGACGGAATCGACGCCCGCGGCCAACAGCTCAGCCATTACTGGCAGGCGCATATGACCGCGCCGTTCAACATCGCCAACCGGTGCCCGGTCCTGGCTGTGCCCAGTGGCATGGCGGACTGCGGCATCCCCACAGGAGTGCAGATCGTGGGTCACCCCTTCGAGGATGCAACGGTGTTCAACGTCGGGGCGGCCGTGGAATCCGTGCTTCCCTGGGCTGATCGCCACCCCATGGCCCCTGAGCTGACCGGGCTTCCACTGTAG
- a CDS encoding LLM class flavin-dependent oxidoreductase has translation MTVPLSILDLATIGKGQTVAESLAGSVAMAQKAEELGYRRVWYAEHHNMSAIASSATSVLIAHVAAHTNTIRLGAGGVMLPNHSPLTIAEQFGTLETLHPGRIDLGLGRAPGSDQNTMRALRRDHTSSDRFPQDVLELQGYLTGPTRIQGVEATPGKGTNVPLYILGSSLFGAQLAAQLGLPYAFASHFAPAALQDAVAIYRREFKPSEQLSEPHVIAGVNVTAADSNAEAQAIHLAVKRARVSLFFGGGREFTDDEADMVLDSPQGQHIAQMMKFSAVGTPDVVHDYLDEFAAFADADELIVAHQSIGTEERLRSVELVAKVAGLIPA, from the coding sequence GTGACTGTTCCTCTTTCCATCCTCGACCTGGCAACCATCGGGAAGGGCCAGACGGTGGCGGAAAGCCTCGCGGGCAGCGTTGCCATGGCGCAGAAAGCCGAAGAACTCGGCTACCGCCGGGTCTGGTACGCCGAGCACCACAACATGTCGGCCATTGCTTCCTCTGCCACCAGCGTGTTGATCGCACACGTCGCTGCTCACACCAACACCATCCGCCTCGGTGCCGGCGGCGTCATGCTGCCCAACCACTCGCCGCTGACCATAGCCGAGCAGTTCGGTACGCTGGAGACCCTCCACCCAGGCCGGATCGACCTCGGGCTCGGACGCGCCCCCGGCAGTGACCAGAACACCATGCGGGCCCTTCGCCGGGACCACACGTCCTCGGACAGGTTCCCGCAGGACGTCCTGGAACTGCAGGGATACCTGACAGGGCCCACCCGGATCCAAGGCGTGGAAGCCACCCCGGGCAAGGGCACCAACGTACCCCTGTACATTCTTGGATCCTCGCTCTTTGGTGCCCAGCTGGCCGCACAGCTCGGTCTCCCGTACGCATTCGCATCACATTTTGCGCCCGCCGCCTTGCAGGACGCCGTGGCCATCTACCGGCGTGAGTTCAAGCCGTCGGAGCAATTGTCCGAGCCACACGTGATCGCCGGCGTGAACGTCACTGCCGCGGACAGCAATGCCGAAGCGCAGGCCATCCATCTCGCGGTGAAGCGCGCCCGCGTTTCGCTGTTCTTTGGCGGCGGCCGAGAGTTCACGGACGACGAAGCGGATATGGTCCTCGACTCCCCGCAGGGGCAGCACATTGCCCAAATGATGAAGTTCTCCGCCGTCGGCACCCCTGACGTGGTGCACGACTACCTTGACGAGTTCGCGGCGTTCGCCGATGCCGATGAACTGATCGTGGCCCACCAGAGCATCGGTACCGAGGAACGCCTTCGCTCGGTTGAACTGGTGGCCAAGGTTGCAGGGCTCATTCCGGCCTAG
- a CDS encoding ABC transporter substrate-binding protein, whose protein sequence is MARFAGKTGVTAALAATALLGLAACSDPGATAATNATAPSSNASSGSTTKEFNLTPQQDRIKVTVDSAAAALVPDAIKADGKLTVVTTGGTPPLSTFATDNKTLIGSEVDIAYAVGETLGLQVEVLPVAWADWPLGVESGKYEAVLSNVTVTEARKEKFDFATYRNDLLGFYAKSDSDIGEIKEAKDVAGKRIIVGSGTNQEAILVRWDEENKKNGLQPVAFQYYDDDSASQLALQSGRADLTFGPNASAAYKAAKDGKTKQVGTLEGGWPLKAEIAFTTQKGNGLAVAAQAALNTLIKDGDYGKILDRWGLSSEAIPASELNPAGLPKK, encoded by the coding sequence ATGGCACGTTTTGCAGGCAAGACCGGCGTCACCGCGGCGCTGGCCGCTACCGCCCTGCTGGGGCTCGCGGCCTGCTCGGATCCCGGTGCGACGGCCGCCACGAACGCGACTGCCCCGTCGTCGAACGCTTCGTCCGGCTCCACGACCAAAGAGTTCAACCTGACGCCCCAGCAGGACCGCATCAAAGTCACGGTCGATTCGGCGGCCGCCGCGCTGGTCCCTGACGCCATCAAGGCTGATGGCAAGTTGACGGTGGTGACCACCGGAGGCACCCCGCCCCTGAGCACGTTTGCCACGGACAACAAGACGCTCATCGGCAGCGAAGTGGATATCGCCTACGCCGTTGGTGAGACCTTGGGCCTTCAGGTCGAAGTCCTTCCGGTGGCCTGGGCGGACTGGCCGCTGGGCGTTGAATCGGGCAAGTATGAGGCGGTTCTTTCCAACGTCACCGTCACAGAAGCCCGCAAGGAAAAGTTCGACTTCGCTACCTACCGCAACGACCTCCTGGGCTTCTACGCCAAGAGCGACTCGGACATCGGTGAGATCAAGGAAGCCAAGGACGTCGCAGGCAAGCGCATCATCGTCGGTTCGGGCACCAACCAGGAGGCCATCCTGGTGCGCTGGGACGAGGAGAACAAAAAGAACGGCCTGCAGCCGGTCGCTTTCCAGTATTACGACGACGACTCCGCCTCCCAGCTCGCACTTCAGTCGGGCCGTGCGGACCTGACGTTTGGTCCCAACGCCTCGGCAGCCTACAAGGCCGCGAAGGATGGAAAGACGAAGCAGGTAGGCACCTTGGAAGGCGGCTGGCCGTTGAAGGCCGAGATCGCGTTCACCACCCAGAAGGGCAACGGCTTGGCAGTAGCGGCCCAGGCTGCGCTGAACACCCTCATCAAGGACGGCGATTACGGCAAGATCCTGGACCGTTGGGGGCTGTCATCCGAGGCTATCCCGGCGTCCGAACTGAACCCGGCGGGTCTGCCTAAGAAGTAG
- a CDS encoding threonine/serine dehydratase: MVTREEVEAAYSRTSSWVRHTPVAESGSAEPYHLWFKCEYMQHTGSFKARGAFNRLLTAKENGELDPEVGIVVASGGNAGLANAYAAAKLGVPATVFVPESAPANKVHKLYAIGATVVQGGAEYAEAYAAAVRFAEEKGAVYCHAYDQLEIVAGAGGVGLELLDELPDVDTILVAVGGGGLIGGIAAATEGRARVVGVEPETVPTLHTALAQGKPVDVPVSGIAADSLGARRIGEIGFGVARRTGVHSVLVSDEDIIQARRSLWENHRIVVEHGAAAAYAALLSGAYKPHDGETVAVILCGANTDPAHF, encoded by the coding sequence ATGGTCACACGCGAAGAAGTTGAAGCCGCATATTCCCGGACATCTAGCTGGGTTCGCCACACGCCCGTGGCCGAAAGCGGGAGCGCCGAGCCTTACCACCTGTGGTTCAAATGCGAATACATGCAACACACAGGCTCCTTCAAGGCCCGCGGTGCGTTCAACCGGCTGCTGACGGCGAAGGAAAACGGCGAACTGGATCCCGAGGTCGGAATTGTGGTTGCCTCCGGGGGTAACGCCGGGCTGGCCAACGCCTACGCCGCGGCCAAGCTGGGCGTACCAGCAACCGTGTTCGTCCCCGAATCCGCGCCGGCCAACAAGGTGCACAAGCTATATGCCATCGGTGCCACCGTGGTCCAGGGTGGCGCGGAGTACGCGGAAGCTTACGCGGCGGCCGTTCGTTTCGCGGAAGAGAAGGGCGCCGTCTACTGCCACGCCTATGATCAGCTCGAGATCGTCGCGGGCGCCGGTGGTGTGGGGCTTGAGTTGCTGGACGAACTGCCCGACGTCGACACCATCCTCGTTGCTGTCGGCGGCGGCGGGCTGATAGGCGGGATCGCCGCCGCCACCGAGGGCAGGGCACGCGTGGTTGGCGTGGAACCGGAAACGGTCCCCACCCTGCACACAGCGCTCGCCCAAGGTAAACCCGTGGACGTACCCGTATCAGGAATCGCCGCCGACTCCCTGGGCGCCCGGCGCATTGGGGAGATTGGCTTCGGGGTTGCCCGCCGGACCGGCGTGCACAGTGTGCTTGTCAGCGATGAGGACATCATCCAAGCCCGACGCAGCTTATGGGAAAACCACAGGATCGTGGTGGAGCACGGTGCGGCCGCAGCTTACGCGGCGTTGCTCTCCGGAGCATATAAACCGCACGACGGCGAAACGGTGGCGGTCATTCTCTGCGGCGCCAACACTGATCCCGCGCACTTCTGA
- a CDS encoding GNAT family N-acetyltransferase gives MADFILRPCVVSDAAWIAELRAVVMRPDLERLGRFDPVRVRERFLKGFQPEHTSVIHSDGVDAGVIAVRPEADALWIEHFYVAPTHQGKGLGGAVLRHVMAASADHRPFRLDVLQGSPARRLYERHGFVLESEDPIDVFMVAAATP, from the coding sequence ATGGCTGATTTCATTCTTCGTCCCTGCGTAGTCTCCGACGCGGCGTGGATCGCCGAGCTTCGTGCGGTGGTGATGCGCCCGGACCTGGAGCGCCTTGGAAGATTCGATCCCGTGCGGGTCCGCGAGCGTTTCCTGAAGGGATTCCAGCCGGAACATACCTCGGTGATCCATTCCGATGGCGTGGATGCCGGGGTGATCGCAGTCCGCCCGGAAGCGGATGCGTTGTGGATTGAACACTTTTACGTGGCTCCCACCCATCAGGGCAAAGGCTTGGGCGGGGCCGTGCTCCGGCATGTCATGGCAGCTTCGGCGGATCACCGGCCGTTCCGCCTGGACGTCCTGCAGGGCAGTCCTGCCCGGCGTCTCTATGAACGCCATGGGTTCGTGTTGGAATCCGAGGATCCCATCGACGTTTTCATGGTCGCCGCCGCAACCCCCTGA
- a CDS encoding FG-GAP repeat domain-containing protein has translation MGIIRARTVRFASAAVLGLAAGLLGTGPSEAASQPTPYIDGVPYVGAEMRRQYDYSYNGCRNPDGSGDGITLEWLRDGVPLPQERQGDVLKVLPEDKDGRISLRVHPLTPGATGCPTGTQLSAETRPIKASSRAMGWTGRGNFEPLARTNDGRLILYPRTYTYYKGMCEGPCPAYWGSWDEPQQVGQGWNVFDIVFSPGDFDGDGFNDLLGRDAAGKLFLYPGDGEGGWLARRQVGQGWGIFNAIVGPGDFNGDGTNDVLARDTGGGLFLYPGDGEGGWLEPEQVGWGWQVMNKIITGGDMNADGAVDIFGRDQSGRLYQYPSDGEGGWEQPAQVGVGWEAFTVVAGLGSSGHSKYNELSAVDADGNLLGYTTGASTGALYGPYGPIGNGWNVFKDLL, from the coding sequence ATGGGGATTATTCGAGCGCGCACTGTCAGGTTTGCCTCGGCGGCCGTCTTGGGCTTGGCGGCGGGACTGTTGGGCACGGGCCCTTCCGAAGCAGCGTCCCAGCCAACACCGTACATCGACGGCGTCCCATACGTGGGTGCCGAAATGCGCCGCCAATACGACTACAGCTACAACGGTTGCCGAAACCCTGACGGTTCAGGCGACGGGATCACGCTTGAATGGTTGCGGGACGGTGTTCCCCTTCCCCAGGAGCGGCAGGGCGACGTCCTGAAAGTCCTTCCCGAGGACAAGGACGGCCGGATATCGCTGAGGGTGCACCCGCTCACTCCAGGCGCAACCGGTTGTCCCACAGGCACCCAACTGAGCGCGGAAACACGGCCGATCAAAGCGTCCAGCCGGGCGATGGGATGGACGGGGCGCGGCAACTTCGAGCCCCTGGCCCGGACCAACGACGGCAGGCTCATCCTTTACCCACGGACCTACACGTACTACAAGGGCATGTGCGAAGGCCCTTGCCCTGCGTACTGGGGTTCCTGGGACGAACCCCAGCAAGTGGGGCAGGGCTGGAATGTCTTTGACATCGTGTTCTCCCCGGGCGACTTCGACGGCGACGGTTTCAACGATCTCCTGGGCCGGGACGCCGCGGGCAAGCTCTTCCTGTACCCCGGCGATGGTGAGGGCGGTTGGCTGGCCCGCCGGCAGGTAGGCCAAGGCTGGGGCATCTTCAATGCCATCGTGGGACCGGGTGACTTCAACGGCGATGGCACCAACGATGTGCTGGCACGCGACACCGGCGGCGGCCTCTTCCTTTACCCTGGCGACGGCGAAGGCGGCTGGCTTGAGCCCGAGCAGGTGGGGTGGGGTTGGCAGGTCATGAACAAGATCATCACAGGCGGTGATATGAACGCCGATGGTGCGGTGGATATTTTCGGCCGCGATCAGTCTGGCCGGTTGTACCAGTATCCCTCCGACGGCGAAGGTGGCTGGGAGCAGCCTGCACAGGTCGGCGTTGGGTGGGAGGCGTTCACCGTCGTGGCCGGACTCGGCAGCTCCGGCCACTCCAAATACAACGAGCTCTCTGCAGTGGACGCCGACGGCAACCTTCTCGGCTACACCACAGGCGCGTCAACCGGAGCGTTGTACGGCCCGTACGGGCCGATAGGTAACGGTTGGAACGTCTTCAAGGATCTGCTCTAA